The following coding sequences are from one Mustela lutreola isolate mMusLut2 chromosome 5, mMusLut2.pri, whole genome shotgun sequence window:
- the LOC131831473 gene encoding olfactory receptor 2L8-like: protein MEYNNQTSTDFFLSGLFPPSRSGLFFFILIVLIFQMALFGNLSMIILILVDTHLHTPMYFLLSQLSLMDLNFISTIVPKMAFDYLFGNKTISFIWCGVQSFFFLTLAGGEGLLLASMAYDRYVAICFPLHYPIHMSKRICALMIIGCWTMSSINSCAHTAYVLNISYCRSRTINHFFCDVPAMLTLACMDTWVYEYTVFVSTTLFLVFPFIGIVCSYGRVLFAIYHMRSAEGRKKAYSTCSTHLTVVTFYYAPFAYTYLRPRSFRSPTEDKVLAVFYTILTPMLNPIIYSLRNKEVIGALRRVIQRICSVKM, encoded by the coding sequence ATGGAATATAATAACCAAACTTCTACAGATTTCTTCTTATCGGGGTTGTTTCCACCATCAAGAAGTGGCTTAttcttcttcattctcattgttctTATTTTCCAAATGGCTCTTTTTGGCAACCTGTCCATGATCATCCTCATCCTTGTGGATACCCATCTCCACACACCAATGTATTTTCTACTTAGTCAGCTCTCCCTCATGGACCTAAACTTCATCTCCACTATTGTCCCCAAGATGGCTTTTGATTATCTCTTTGGTAATAAGactatttctttcatttggtgTGGGGTTCAGAGCTTCTTCTTCTTGACTTTAGCGGGTGGAGAGGGATTACTATTGGCTTCAATGGCCTACGATCGCTATGTGgctatttgttttcctctccacTACCCCATTCATATGAGTAAAAGAATATGTGCTTTGATGATAATAGGATGTTGGACAATGAGCTCAATCAACTCCTGTGCCCACACTGCATATGTCCTCAATATATCTTACTGTCGATCCAGGACTATCAACCATTTCTTCTGTGATGTTCCTGCCATGTTGACTCTGGCCTGCATGGACACCTGGGTCTATGAGTACACAGTGTTTGTGAGCACCACCCTGTTCCTTGTGTTTCCTTTTATTGGCATTGTATGTTCCTATGGCCGGGTTCTCTTTGCCATTTACCACATGCGGTCAGCAGAGGGCAGGAAGAAGGCCTATTCGACCTGCAGCACCCATCTCACTGTGGTGACTTTCTACTATGCACCCTTTGCTTACACATATTTACGTCCAAGATCCTTCCGCTCTCCAACAGAGGACAAGGTTTTGGCTGTCTTCTACACCATCCTGACCCCCATGCTCAACCCCATCATCTACAGCCTGAGAAACAAAGAGGTGATAGGGGCCCTGAGAAGAGTTATTCAGAGGATATGCTCTGTAAAAATGTAG